The Fervidibacillus albus genome contains a region encoding:
- a CDS encoding YjzD family protein produces MKYVFTFIWSFLLSHMVTYVVGSIFGATYNFDTGNVLAVGLFILVLFVPLILPKDEQLAEK; encoded by the coding sequence ATGAAATATGTCTTTACATTTATTTGGAGTTTTTTGTTATCGCATATGGTTACATATGTAGTCGGTTCCATTTTCGGTGCTACCTATAATTTCGATACGGGTAATGTTTTAGCGGTCGGATTGTTCATTTTAGTTTTATTCGTTCCACTAATTTTACCAAAGGATGAACAATTAGCCGAAAAATAA
- a CDS encoding IS3 family transposase (programmed frameshift), with protein sequence MSNTFYPSDFKYEVIMAYKSKEYSLKEIYIKFKIPKVTLYNWVEKFEKDGMDGLLDSKKWKRYSKELKESAVRDYCSGNYSQYEIVRKYGISSRGVLQKWIKKYNSHGELLDTRTRRTHSMTKGRKTTWKERIEIVQDALANGKNYQKTSEKHQVSYQQVYQWVRKYEVGGWDSLKDRRGRSKSVEELTLEEKMKLEMRRIEKENERLRAEKCFLKKVRGDRKEAKISQVRFEDKYIAIKELHETNQFNIVLLCDVAGVSRAAYYKWLNRIPSSREMENEEIIKEMKVIHKHVDGIYGYRRMKLNINRKLGKKVNHKRIYRLMKMAGIQSVIRRKKTRYKRSNPQHVAENLLNREFTAEKPNEKWVTDVTELKYGSSKKAYLSAILDLHDGSIISYVLGHSNNNDLVFKTLDPAINRLDGDHPLIHSDRGFQYTSHGFKRRIEEAGMTHSMSRIGRCIDNGPMESFWGALKCEKYYLHKYETFEELSKAIDEYIYFYNNERYQERLNGLSPIEYRTKAA encoded by the exons GTGTCTAACACATTTTATCCGAGTGATTTTAAATATGAAGTTATTATGGCTTATAAAAGTAAAGAATATTCCCTTAAAGAGATCTATATCAAATTCAAAATCCCTAAAGTTACCTTATATAACTGGGTGGAAAAATTTGAAAAAGATGGAATGGATGGTTTATTGGATTCAAAAAAATGGAAACGATATTCTAAAGAATTGAAAGAATCTGCAGTTCGCGATTATTGTTCGGGGAATTACTCCCAATATGAAATTGTTCGAAAGTATGGAATTTCTAGTAGAGGGGTACTTCAAAAATGGATTAAAAAGTATAATAGTCATGGAGAATTACTAGATACAAGAACAAGGAGAACACACTCGATGACTAAAGGAAGAAAGACAACCTGGAAAGAACGAATTGAAATTGTACAAGATGCTCTAGCGAACGGAAAAAATTATCAAAAAACATCGGAAAAGCATCAAGTATCGTACCAACAGGTATACCAATGGGTACGTAAATATGAAGTTGGTGGATGGGACTCGTTAAAGGATCGACGAGGACGGTCGAAAAGTGTAGAAGAACTAACTTTAGAAGAAAAAATGAAGTTAGAGATGCGTCGAATCGAAAAAGAAAATGAACGTTTGCGGGCAGAGA AATGCTTTCTTAAAAAAGTTAGAGGAGATCGAAAGGAGGCGAAAATCAGTCAAGTAAGATTTGAAGATAAATATATCGCCATTAAAGAACTTCATGAAACGAATCAGTTTAATATTGTCTTATTATGCGACGTTGCCGGTGTTTCAAGAGCTGCTTACTATAAATGGTTAAATCGGATTCCCTCCTCTCGAGAAATGGAAAATGAAGAAATCATAAAGGAAATGAAGGTTATCCATAAACATGTGGATGGAATCTATGGGTATCGTCGAATGAAATTAAATATCAATCGAAAACTTGGTAAGAAAGTGAACCATAAACGTATTTATAGACTTATGAAAATGGCCGGGATTCAATCCGTTATACGAAGGAAAAAAACTCGATATAAACGTTCGAATCCTCAGCACGTTGCCGAGAATTTATTGAATCGTGAATTTACAGCTGAAAAACCAAATGAAAAATGGGTAACGGACGTTACTGAGTTGAAATATGGTTCTTCAAAGAAGGCTTATTTAAGTGCCATTCTAGACTTACATGATGGCTCAATCATTAGCTATGTTTTAGGGCATTCCAATAATAATGATTTAGTATTTAAGACCCTTGATCCGGCCATTAATCGATTAGATGGAGACCACCCGCTTATTCATAGTGACCGTGGATTTCAATACACCTCACATGGATTTAAACGAAGAATAGAGGAGGCAGGAATGACGCACAGTATGTCAAGAATTGGAAGGTGTATTGATAATGGACCAATGGAATCGTTTTGGGGAGCACTCAAATGCGAGAAGTATTATTTACATAAGTATGAAACCTTTGAGGAACTCTCAAAGGCGATTGATGAATATATTTACTTTTACAACAATGAAAGATATCAAGAAAGGCTAAACGGCCTTAGCCCCATTGAATACAGGACTAAAGCCGCTTAA
- a CDS encoding AEC family transporter has translation MNLLDIIGATLTDMDIVSSITSTLFIILLGFFCRKKGIFNENVGKQLSKVVLTVALPALAFNAFMKDIDQESLVEGMNILIWGLLIYIILIILSKPMYLKFKGDKQDTLRVLTIFGSTTFFGIPIVGAIYGAEGVLYASIFNIGYRIFLYSYGYIKMSGLKMEKENLKQMFLNPIVIATFFGLFIWIFQNSLPQVTVATADGTKESFAFLRIDQTAIWLYKPMTYLSKLASPLAWLSIGATLGAVQFKTAVSDRTSWIYSFNKIILVPVINIVLLAILSITGILPMSQVCLGIVVIMMAAPTATVAAAYAISFDKDALLASNASLLSTITAVVMIPFWIVVINLINHLNIF, from the coding sequence ATGAATTTGTTAGACATCATCGGAGCAACGTTAACAGATATGGACATCGTTAGTTCAATTACATCCACCCTCTTTATTATATTATTAGGTTTCTTTTGTAGAAAAAAAGGTATTTTTAATGAAAATGTTGGGAAACAGTTATCCAAAGTGGTGCTCACCGTTGCCTTACCTGCTTTAGCATTTAACGCTTTTATGAAAGATATTGATCAAGAATCATTAGTTGAAGGAATGAATATTTTAATTTGGGGACTACTTATTTACATTATTCTAATTATTCTTTCCAAACCGATGTATTTAAAGTTTAAAGGGGACAAACAAGATACTTTACGTGTCCTAACAATTTTTGGTTCAACGACCTTCTTCGGAATCCCGATTGTTGGAGCAATATATGGAGCAGAAGGTGTTCTTTATGCTTCCATTTTCAATATCGGTTATCGAATTTTCTTATATTCCTATGGGTATATCAAAATGAGCGGTTTGAAGATGGAAAAGGAAAATTTAAAGCAAATGTTTTTAAATCCAATCGTTATCGCTACATTTTTCGGACTGTTTATTTGGATTTTCCAAAACTCATTACCACAAGTAACAGTGGCGACAGCAGATGGAACGAAAGAAAGTTTTGCCTTCCTGCGCATTGATCAAACGGCGATCTGGCTTTATAAACCGATGACGTATTTGTCAAAACTTGCATCTCCTTTGGCATGGTTATCGATCGGTGCAACACTTGGAGCTGTTCAATTTAAAACAGCTGTTTCTGATCGTACATCATGGATTTATAGCTTCAATAAGATCATTCTTGTTCCTGTTATTAATATTGTGTTGCTAGCCATTCTTTCAATCACTGGAATTTTACCAATGAGTCAAGTTTGTTTAGGTATTGTTGTGATCATGATGGCTGCTCCAACGGCAACTGTTGCAGCCGCATATGCTATTAGTTTCGATAAAGATGCCCTGCTTGCTTCAAATGCATCTTTACTTTCGACCATTACAGCAGTCGTGATGATTCCTTTTTGGATTGTGGTGATTAATCTCATTAACCACTTAAATATTTTCTAA
- a CDS encoding 2-hydroxyacid dehydrogenase has protein sequence MTIKVVCYGVRENEVDFFLRLNKYNFDLHLIEDLLTHENVDTAKGMDAVILRGNCLADEENIKKMKTYGVKYLFTRTVGYNHIDLQAAADCDMHVARVPSYSPNAIAELALTLAMTLLRHTAYTTNRTAQKDFTIDRTMFSKEIRNCKVGIIGTGKIGLTEAKLFKGLGAEVIGYDIFPSEEAKKHITFMELDDLLKESDIVSLHVPYFPGKNDQMVNADFISKMKDGAILINTARGELQDNGAILEALQSHKLEGFATDVFANEANIFFQKFENSQKQLDPTVQALVDLYPRVLVTPHIGSNTDEALSNMIETSFNNLNEMLTKGVTSNAVQLPKKRAYAS, from the coding sequence ATGACAATTAAAGTAGTTTGCTACGGAGTTAGAGAAAATGAGGTTGACTTTTTCCTTCGACTCAATAAATATAATTTTGATTTACATTTAATAGAAGATTTATTAACTCACGAAAATGTTGATACAGCGAAAGGTATGGATGCTGTCATCTTAAGGGGAAATTGTTTAGCAGACGAAGAAAATATTAAAAAAATGAAGACGTACGGGGTTAAATATTTGTTTACACGGACCGTTGGTTATAATCATATTGATTTGCAAGCGGCTGCCGACTGCGATATGCATGTTGCGAGAGTCCCTTCCTATTCCCCTAACGCCATTGCGGAACTAGCGTTAACCCTTGCCATGACGTTATTAAGACATACAGCATATACGACAAATCGAACGGCTCAAAAGGATTTTACAATCGATCGAACGATGTTTAGCAAAGAAATAAGAAATTGCAAAGTCGGTATTATTGGAACAGGAAAAATCGGATTAACGGAAGCAAAGCTCTTTAAAGGGTTAGGTGCTGAAGTAATCGGATACGATATTTTCCCAAGTGAAGAAGCAAAGAAACATATTACATTTATGGAATTAGATGACTTACTAAAGGAAAGTGATATCGTTAGTTTACATGTTCCTTATTTTCCAGGAAAGAATGATCAAATGGTAAATGCTGATTTCATTTCAAAAATGAAGGATGGAGCAATTTTAATTAATACCGCACGAGGAGAACTTCAAGATAACGGGGCGATTCTCGAAGCTCTGCAGTCCCATAAATTAGAAGGCTTTGCGACAGATGTTTTTGCGAATGAAGCAAACATTTTCTTCCAAAAATTTGAGAATAGTCAAAAACAATTAGATCCAACGGTACAAGCGTTAGTCGATTTATATCCACGGGTTTTAGTGACCCCACATATCGGTTCTAACACAGATGAAGCATTGTCCAATATGATCGAAACAAGCTTTAACAATTTAAACGAAATGTTAACAAAAGGCGTGACATCTAACGCAGTTCAATTGCCAAAAAAACGGGCTTATGCATCTTAA
- a CDS encoding response regulator — protein MIEVVIVEDDPMVAMINQQFVERYGGFTIMAKVGSISELWDVLDKHEPDLLLLDVFLPKETGIDFLQTIRQKQLSIPSIMITAANDIPTIKRALEYGVIDFLIKPFTYERFTVAMEKFNQYYALTTKCKKTDQETLDQLLCQKGDTYGSVECGHGLASTLPKGLSKLTLKKVLCAIEQQTTAFSTEHISKIIGLSRISTKKYLLFLQEIGYLRTELHYLSVGRPITVFYIEKEKEEVIKSFK, from the coding sequence ATGATTGAAGTTGTTATTGTAGAAGACGATCCAATGGTTGCAATGATTAATCAACAATTTGTAGAACGGTACGGCGGATTTACAATTATGGCAAAGGTCGGAAGTATATCTGAACTGTGGGATGTACTAGATAAACATGAACCTGATTTACTCTTATTAGATGTTTTTTTACCGAAGGAAACGGGAATCGATTTTTTACAAACAATCCGCCAAAAGCAGTTATCGATTCCGTCGATTATGATCACTGCGGCAAATGATATTCCTACGATTAAACGGGCCCTTGAATATGGTGTAATCGATTTTTTAATTAAACCTTTCACTTATGAAAGATTTACCGTCGCTATGGAAAAGTTCAACCAATATTATGCATTAACGACCAAATGTAAAAAAACCGACCAGGAAACATTAGACCAGTTATTATGCCAAAAAGGGGATACGTACGGATCCGTCGAATGTGGACACGGTTTAGCTAGCACGTTACCGAAGGGTTTATCAAAACTTACATTAAAAAAAGTGCTCTGTGCCATCGAACAACAAACGACTGCATTTTCAACGGAACATATTTCGAAAATCATCGGTTTATCGCGTATTTCAACAAAAAAATATTTGTTGTTTTTACAAGAAATCGGCTATTTAAGGACGGAATTACATTATTTATCCGTCGGCCGACCAATCACCGTTTTTTACATCGAAAAGGAAAAGGAAGAGGTCATCAAGTCGTTTAAGTAG
- a CDS encoding ATP-binding protein, with the protein MTEKNWLSKLSLKKMTALLVLLSVFVSLIASTFLLHHYVVNREQDLLKEKLKNIGRIIAKDPRVIDEVSRNIFSSESIVQAYTMEVMEITNVNFIVVLNNQLIRLSHPDASVIGQPFSNIEDASKSLNGTEHFSREQGILGEGTRFFTPIWDEQGQQIGIVCVGYVQDTINDEIWDAQKTIYIGLGVGLFVGLLGALYLAQYLKKILFGLEPKQIAANIKERDIIKESVCEAIIAVSPNQKVIMYNQNFIQMFEKAKVRGEFIQDGFLSKELFTLLFQETFQREKSLSNDVLVVNQLELIISVKLIYINEKIYGAVATLRDQSDMQQLIRELSGTEQYIDSIRAQNHKFMNQLHTILGLIELEKFDDVQHFIRVLDADYRREIGFVTDKIKSPAIAGFLLAKSSELKEQGVVLEIDGECYFPNIKMEEILHDLLLSIGVLLDNAKEAVTQTIKKHVALYLNYEEDEEVIVLEIQDSDEGIEEHMLQEIFKRGVSTKGKNRGYGLDAVQSIVNRYKGVIEVQSKVGRGTVFRMELPYKRGE; encoded by the coding sequence ATGACTGAAAAAAATTGGCTGTCAAAACTATCCTTAAAAAAAATGACAGCCCTCCTAGTACTTTTATCCGTATTCGTTTCTCTAATTGCCTCAACATTTTTATTGCATCACTATGTGGTAAATAGGGAACAGGACTTATTAAAAGAAAAATTGAAAAATATCGGAAGAATCATAGCGAAGGATCCGCGAGTCATCGATGAAGTGAGTCGGAATATTTTTTCTTCCGAATCCATCGTTCAAGCGTATACGATGGAAGTAATGGAGATCACAAACGTAAATTTTATTGTCGTCCTGAACAATCAATTGATCCGCTTATCCCATCCAGATGCGAGTGTAATCGGTCAACCGTTCTCCAACATTGAAGATGCTAGCAAATCTTTAAATGGAACGGAACATTTTTCAAGGGAACAAGGGATTTTAGGAGAAGGGACGCGTTTTTTTACGCCGATTTGGGATGAACAAGGACAACAAATCGGCATTGTTTGTGTCGGCTATGTACAAGATACAATTAACGATGAAATTTGGGATGCACAAAAAACTATTTATATCGGATTAGGTGTCGGACTTTTCGTCGGCTTGTTAGGAGCATTATATTTAGCCCAATACTTAAAGAAAATTTTATTCGGCCTTGAGCCTAAGCAAATTGCAGCCAATATAAAGGAACGGGATATTATTAAAGAATCCGTTTGTGAAGCAATTATTGCCGTCTCCCCGAACCAAAAAGTGATCATGTATAATCAGAATTTTATTCAAATGTTTGAAAAAGCGAAAGTTCGTGGGGAGTTTATTCAAGATGGATTTTTGTCAAAGGAACTTTTCACCCTTTTATTTCAAGAAACTTTTCAAAGGGAAAAGTCCCTTTCTAACGATGTCCTCGTTGTGAATCAACTAGAGCTCATCATAAGTGTAAAGCTCATTTATATAAATGAAAAAATCTACGGAGCGGTTGCTACTTTAAGGGACCAATCGGATATGCAACAGTTAATTCGAGAACTGAGCGGGACGGAACAATATATCGATTCAATAAGGGCGCAAAACCATAAATTTATGAATCAGCTCCATACAATTTTAGGTTTGATTGAATTGGAAAAATTCGACGATGTTCAACATTTTATTCGCGTATTGGATGCAGATTACCGCCGGGAAATAGGATTTGTAACGGATAAAATTAAATCGCCTGCCATAGCAGGATTTTTACTAGCAAAATCAAGCGAATTAAAAGAACAAGGTGTCGTTTTGGAAATCGATGGAGAATGTTATTTCCCAAATATAAAAATGGAAGAAATTCTTCATGATTTGCTTTTATCGATTGGTGTATTATTGGATAATGCGAAAGAAGCGGTTACACAAACGATCAAAAAACATGTCGCACTATATTTAAATTATGAAGAAGATGAGGAAGTAATTGTTTTAGAAATACAGGATTCTGATGAGGGCATCGAAGAACATATGTTACAAGAAATCTTTAAAAGGGGTGTATCGACGAAAGGTAAAAACCGGGGCTACGGCTTAGATGCGGTCCAGTCGATTGTAAACCGGTATAAAGGAGTCATCGAAGTCCAATCTAAGGTAGGAAGAGGAACTGTTTTTCGGATGGAGCTACCTTATAAACGGGGGGAGTAG
- a CDS encoding metal-sulfur cluster assembly factor produces MDEALKENIYGALEQVIDPELGIDIVNLGLVYDVNLTEEGKAIVTMTLTTMGCPLGGIISDQVKIALSDIPEVKDTEVEIVWNPPWTKDRMSRYAKIALGIPD; encoded by the coding sequence ATGGATGAAGCCTTAAAGGAAAATATTTACGGTGCATTGGAACAAGTCATCGACCCAGAACTTGGCATTGATATTGTGAATTTAGGTTTAGTTTATGATGTCAATTTGACAGAGGAAGGAAAAGCTATCGTCACGATGACATTAACAACGATGGGTTGCCCACTGGGAGGAATTATATCTGATCAAGTGAAGATTGCCCTTAGCGATATACCGGAAGTAAAGGATACGGAAGTAGAAATCGTCTGGAATCCGCCGTGGACGAAGGATCGCATGAGTCGTTACGCAAAAATTGCATTAGGGATACCAGATTAA
- a CDS encoding prolyl oligopeptidase family serine peptidase, producing MIGIAKKNVNGIPVLEVGKYELEKKALPTVFFIHGFTSAKEHNLHYAYLLAEKNFRAVLPDVNFHGERSKPISEKERNMQFWSIVVQTIEELNGLKDTYVTSGLTLSEKIGVAGLSMGGIVTLGALSRYSWIKTAVSLMGSPAYETLSHELLGQFEKQGEKLPFTDEQVKTELKKIEKYDLSKRPDALQERPLLFWHGKNDPVIPYRHAWDFYHEVKDGYKDHPEKIQFLLDERAQHKVTREGVLKTVEWFEKYL from the coding sequence ATGATCGGCATTGCGAAGAAAAATGTAAACGGAATTCCTGTTTTGGAAGTAGGAAAATACGAGTTGGAAAAAAAAGCTTTACCGACTGTATTTTTTATTCACGGTTTTACAAGTGCAAAAGAACATAATCTTCATTATGCATATTTATTAGCGGAAAAAAATTTTCGTGCTGTCCTACCGGATGTGAATTTCCATGGAGAACGGAGCAAACCGATTTCGGAAAAGGAAAGGAATATGCAATTTTGGTCGATCGTCGTCCAAACGATTGAAGAGTTAAATGGGTTAAAGGATACATATGTGACTTCTGGATTGACGTTATCGGAAAAAATCGGGGTTGCTGGACTGTCCATGGGGGGAATCGTTACTTTAGGTGCTTTAAGTCGGTATTCATGGATTAAAACAGCGGTCAGTTTAATGGGTTCCCCTGCCTATGAAACCTTGTCCCATGAATTGCTCGGTCAATTCGAAAAACAAGGGGAAAAACTTCCCTTTACGGATGAACAAGTGAAAACGGAATTGAAAAAAATTGAAAAGTATGATTTAAGCAAACGTCCGGATGCGTTGCAGGAACGTCCGTTATTGTTTTGGCACGGAAAGAACGATCCCGTCATTCCGTACCGTCATGCTTGGGATTTTTATCACGAGGTAAAGGACGGATATAAAGACCATCCAGAAAAAATTCAGTTTCTTTTGGATGAAAGGGCCCAACATAAAGTGACGAGGGAAGGCGTATTAAAAACGGTGGAATGGTTTGAAAAGTATTTATAA
- a CDS encoding Cof-type HAD-IIB family hydrolase, translating into MKERYLIALDLDGTLLTDEKTISDKTKKVLKQVQDEGHIVMISTGRSYRMSEMYYKELNLSTPIVNFNGAFVHHPLKPEWGTIHEPLEIDTVKEIVTTCEDYSFRNIVAEVLDKVFIHYHDEKLIDFVQMGNPTITTGDLRTSLLENPTSMLIHSDEENVQNIRSFLSDTLSNKVEYRTWADPFHVIEVNKRGINKAVGLKKVAESLQIPNERIIAFGDEDNDLEMLQFAKYGIAMGNGIDRVKEVAKDVTLTNEQDGVAVYLEKFLLS; encoded by the coding sequence ATGAAAGAACGGTATTTAATCGCTCTTGACTTAGATGGCACGTTATTAACCGATGAGAAAACCATTTCCGATAAAACGAAAAAAGTGTTAAAACAGGTGCAAGATGAAGGGCATATCGTTATGATTTCCACCGGGCGTTCCTATCGGATGAGTGAAATGTATTATAAAGAATTAAACTTGTCGACACCGATTGTCAATTTTAACGGTGCTTTTGTCCACCATCCTTTAAAACCGGAATGGGGAACGATACATGAACCTTTAGAAATCGATACGGTAAAGGAAATCGTCACAACTTGTGAAGATTATTCGTTCCGGAATATTGTTGCCGAAGTCCTCGATAAAGTTTTTATCCATTATCACGATGAAAAGTTAATCGACTTTGTTCAAATGGGAAACCCAACGATTACGACGGGCGATTTACGAACGTCCTTATTGGAAAATCCAACGAGCATGCTCATCCATTCCGATGAAGAGAACGTCCAAAACATTCGCTCATTTTTATCCGACACCCTTTCGAATAAAGTCGAATATCGGACATGGGCCGATCCGTTTCACGTTATAGAAGTGAATAAACGGGGGATTAACAAAGCGGTCGGATTGAAAAAAGTAGCGGAATCCCTTCAAATCCCGAACGAACGAATCATCGCATTTGGGGACGAAGATAATGACTTGGAAATGCTGCAATTCGCCAAATACGGCATTGCTATGGGAAATGGCATCGATCGGGTAAAAGAAGTGGCAAAGGATGTCACATTGACGAATGAACAAGATGGCGTTGCCGTGTATTTGGAAAAATTTCTCCTTTCATAA
- a CDS encoding YitT family protein produces MLSNMTFIGGHAVVSTNVKKIFFVIVGAFIYTIGINFFLVPANVYASGFSGLSQLLMSIFQQFFHIHVSMGIFLLLLNIPVIVLSWFKLGHAFTFYSVMSVGFTSFFLQIVPIQSVSNDIILNAVFGGTISAIGVGLTLRWGASTGGMDIITLFLSKLRDQPIGKYQLGLNSIIIFSAGMLYDWEKALYTMVALYTSSRVVDMLHTRSHKLTAMIITNKTEEMKKEIIFRLGRGITILPAQGAFSDEKREMLMVVISKYELFELKQIIKQVDGHAFTNIVHTESVYGKFRRD; encoded by the coding sequence ATGTTAAGTAATATGACATTCATCGGAGGACATGCTGTCGTATCTACGAACGTGAAGAAAATATTCTTCGTTATCGTAGGTGCTTTTATTTACACGATTGGGATTAACTTTTTTTTAGTGCCAGCAAATGTATATGCTAGCGGATTTTCCGGTTTGTCCCAACTGCTTATGTCGATTTTTCAGCAGTTCTTTCATATTCATGTATCTATGGGGATTTTTTTATTACTGTTAAATATTCCGGTCATTGTGTTAAGTTGGTTCAAACTCGGTCATGCCTTTACATTTTATAGCGTGATGAGCGTCGGATTTACATCTTTCTTTTTGCAAATCGTTCCAATCCAATCTGTATCTAATGATATTATTTTAAATGCGGTCTTCGGTGGAACGATATCAGCTATCGGTGTCGGTCTGACGTTACGGTGGGGTGCATCCACAGGGGGAATGGACATCATTACGTTATTTTTATCGAAGTTGAGGGATCAACCGATAGGAAAATATCAATTAGGATTAAACAGTATTATTATCTTTTCAGCAGGAATGTTATACGATTGGGAAAAGGCGTTATATACGATGGTCGCCCTTTATACATCTTCACGGGTTGTCGATATGCTCCATACCCGTTCACATAAATTGACCGCAATGATTATTACGAATAAAACGGAGGAAATGAAAAAGGAGATTATTTTTCGTCTCGGTCGGGGAATTACGATCCTTCCAGCACAAGGGGCATTTTCCGATGAGAAACGGGAAATGTTAATGGTCGTCATCAGTAAGTATGAATTATTTGAGTTAAAGCAAATTATTAAACAAGTAGACGGCCATGCCTTTACGAATATCGTTCATACGGAAAGTGTTTACGGAAAGTTTCGGAGGGATTAA
- a CDS encoding DegV family protein codes for MTHVKLIADSGCDLPLDFFHEHSITFIPLRVHLDGQEYEDLVTIDPKVIYDGMREGKVPKTSQASPNELKNVFMKLAMDEQPAIYITFSSQLSGTYQLACMVRDQVLEEYPDFDLTIIDSKCASLGYGLVVMKAAELAEKGATKEVIVKDIEWHCRHMEHLFTVDDLEYLRRGGRVSKASAFVGGLLNIKPLLNVEDGKLIPLEKHRGRKKLFNRIIDLMEERGDDLSNQMIAISHGDDEQSALELKRLVEEKFGCKNIYINIIGSAIGSHSGPGTLAIFFLNKKK; via the coding sequence TTGACGCATGTAAAACTTATTGCAGATAGTGGCTGCGATCTCCCTTTAGATTTTTTTCATGAACATAGTATAACATTCATCCCTTTAAGAGTACATCTAGATGGACAAGAATATGAAGATTTAGTTACAATCGATCCGAAAGTAATCTATGACGGAATGCGGGAAGGAAAAGTACCAAAAACGTCCCAAGCATCACCGAATGAATTGAAAAACGTATTTATGAAATTAGCTATGGATGAACAACCGGCGATTTACATAACCTTCTCCTCCCAATTATCAGGAACATATCAATTGGCATGTATGGTCCGCGATCAAGTATTGGAAGAATATCCAGATTTCGATTTGACGATTATTGATTCGAAATGTGCTTCCCTCGGATACGGACTCGTCGTCATGAAAGCTGCAGAATTGGCCGAAAAGGGGGCAACGAAAGAAGTAATCGTGAAAGACATTGAATGGCATTGTCGTCATATGGAACATTTGTTCACCGTGGACGATTTGGAATATTTACGAAGAGGTGGACGGGTTTCCAAAGCGAGTGCCTTTGTCGGTGGGCTTTTAAACATTAAACCTCTTTTGAACGTAGAGGATGGGAAACTCATTCCGTTAGAAAAACACCGTGGTCGAAAAAAATTGTTTAACCGAATTATCGACTTGATGGAAGAAAGGGGCGATGATTTATCGAATCAAATGATCGCCATCAGTCACGGGGACGATGAACAGAGCGCCCTCGAATTAAAACGGTTAGTCGAAGAAAAATTCGGTTGCAAAAATATTTATATAAACATAATCGGTTCAGCAATCGGGAGTCATTCCGGACCTGGTACCCTTGCCATTTTCTTTTTAAATAAGAAAAAATAA
- a CDS encoding YajQ family cyclic di-GMP-binding protein — translation MAKEHSFDIVSKVDFSEITNAIQMTMKEIRTRYDFKGSKSDVTMDGDELTLISDDEYKLGQLKDVLHGKLVKRNVPIKNLQYGKIERSSGGLVRQRATIIQGIDKEHGKTINGMIKKSGLKVKSQIQDDQIRVFGKNKDDLQRVIALLKEADLSLDIQFINFR, via the coding sequence ATGGCGAAGGAACATTCATTCGATATCGTATCTAAAGTTGATTTTTCTGAAATTACGAACGCAATTCAAATGACGATGAAGGAAATCCGTACCCGCTATGATTTTAAAGGAAGCAAAAGCGACGTGACGATGGACGGGGATGAACTAACATTAATCTCCGACGACGAATACAAACTCGGGCAACTAAAGGATGTTCTTCATGGAAAACTCGTGAAAAGAAACGTTCCAATTAAAAATCTCCAGTACGGAAAAATTGAACGATCATCCGGTGGGTTAGTAAGACAACGGGCAACGATTATTCAAGGAATCGATAAAGAACATGGGAAAACGATTAACGGAATGATCAAAAAAAGCGGGTTGAAAGTGAAAAGCCAAATTCAAGATGATCAAATTCGCGTCTTCGGCAAAAATAAAGATGATTTGCAACGGGTGATTGCCCTTTTAAAAGAAGCGGATCTTTCACTGGATATTCAATTTATAAATTTCCGGTAA